The sequence ttttattcgTATTGCGACAGTTTTTGAAGATTTCGAATCAATCCTCGACTACTCAATACATAATACAAACGATTATTTATTTTAGTGATGTATAACAAAGGGTTATTTATTAACTGGTAGAACAAAACTATCAGAGTTTTATCATCATGCCTTCGGTTATATAAATAGCGAGGACGATCAGGTTCAGAAAACAACTAAAGGTCATAGGAGAAAAGCAAATTATTTAGACTCTCGAGCTCACAACTGAGAATCCTTCTCCaccttgaacttgaaaaagaggATAACAGGACAGCCTCATTGGGATTTAAGTTTATAAAGATCAATTACTTTGATATTCATATCTCCGGTATAGAATTCAACATGGCGGCAAATGTAATGGCGGCATCTTCGCTTATAACCTCAGCTTTATTTGGCGTCATCTTCCGTGTGGTGGAAGCCGATACCGCAGGTAAGTAACGTTGGTCATTATAGCGATCGTAGTCAGAGGAGGTGAGGGATAGTCCGATTCTGATATGCCGTCTTCTTTACAACTTAACAAAGAAGCAGTTGCTTTAGTCTGAAAAACAGACCATGCTATGCAGGCGACATTATTGAGGTCATACCTGACAACAGTTGGTTGTTTGAGCACCAGGACGTACTTCAATTGGTAACCCTACTTTACATTTGCTATTTTACAGTAACAGTATTTGGCGGTTTCTATGGACCCTCTCTCGAGTACTGTGCCAACAACTGTAACTCTTCtatgatttttcaccatttctGTCTTTTATGTCAGCAggaagttcttgttctactcccaaaagcatgttgaaacacccacatGTGTTGACATCactgttattgtcaacacaacgCTGGAGTTGAATTCCACTCCAGACCAGAACTCagctgtcaacaataacaatgcagtctacacctgtacaggctgagttgataagctgaatactgcTTTTCTTAATatgttttggggagtagaacagaagctgttgttgacattaaaaacaaagcaaaaagaGTGAAAATTATTACAGGTACAGAAATCTTGATTGAAAAATGGAATGTGTTGTTCGATTATATAATTGTAAACAAAGTTACTCCTAAATCATGCTCATACAATGACTggatcacagtccctcgtgaGGAACTGTGGCCGAGTATCTTGGAAACACACAAACCGAACGACAAATAGTCTCACTGCTTTGGTTGCAGTACATGTGTAATGAACTTGACAAGAAAGTGTTCGGGTTCACATGTTGCACTCAGCAGAATGTAAGGCAGTATGGTAGACGTCAATAATGGTATGAAATTGTAGACGTTTCATCGTTGACCTCTTCTGTAAACTTAATAGTTGTCACATACACGCCATAGCCTTTTAAATCGATGTCTACGAAGGTTAAATGTTCTGATTAATTTGACATTGTTGTTGAGCAGTTCTTGTTGTTCTTCGTTACATGTTTAAGGCATTACGCACCTCTAAGGGGAAGGACTTagtcttttgctcaaactttcctcaaggaatattcaaaccattctctttcaaaaccgagaataaaaatcaggggtcactgttcaaagtttggcactagagacacaaattaccaaagctttaccgatatttgaaattcaaaattcaaaatggacttAAGGCAGAATGCACATCGAGGACagaaattttcaccgtcttagtttttcgaaatcaaaaaaaattatttctctccatagagttaacactgggaggcagccattttggatttcaaatatcggtaaataagtaatttgtttctccagtaccaaaatttgcacggtgacccccgatttgtattcttgattttgaaagacaatatggttgaaagtttcattgaggaaactttgagcaaaagttgaagcgTTTTACTTTCGAGGGGCATACTAACTACCTAAAGAAGACATTTCAATGAGACATTGTATTGAAACGAAAGGAATACTTCATACTTGTGGCAAACTGACTACTGAGCTCCGTGTTCAATATGACGACGTGAATTTATGTCTTTTCGCTGCAGGCaatgtttgttttgattatTATCTCCTGTATATGTATCAGCAATCTAATTCGGGCCAAGATATCTCCTACAGGACTAGTCCATTTCTACGATAGAGAGGGCTGGGTTTTTCCCCTTTTTGCTCCGAAACAAAATCGTCTCCTTCCTCCCCTTGCTATAACAGGTACATTGATATGGTGACCTGAAGGAGTACAGTCAATTTTACTTGTCCGCTGACGACATCAAACAGAAGTTGATGAGCACTGCGTCTTTCGAAACTTGAAACAAATTGCTCACCTCCAATCTTTCGACTTAACATGGCCTTACACGATCGAACTTACTTGCGTTGTTGTTATCAACCGACATATAGAAACAAGGAGAGTTTAAAACCGTCACATAAAACCTGGCTTGGATACATACATTGCTGCGTTGCGAATTCCTACCACCCCCTTGGTTGCAGTATATGCCATTGCGACATGTATCGAGAGAGTGAAAAGGCTATCGATCGCGTTGAGTGTACAGCATAGGTGGACGTTATTCTACGAAGTGCACGAGGAAAACAAAACCGTGAACGATCCAGCATTAAGCACACGCAAATTAAACGTACCTTAAAACACAATAACTTCGACGTGGCAACCAGGAAATCAAATCATAAACTCAATTTCACAAACTCGCACCATTGCTTCTGTCATTGACCACAAGGGATTCAGGATTTTATGCGCTAGGACGCCCTCTTGCGACGTTACGAGCAATTTCACGACAACGTCTGCATGGTACAGTAGGTCTTTCTTGCAAACATGAAACTACGGGCGGAGTATCCCTTAAACATATCCTTCTAATGTGCCATGGTAACTATCATGATATCTTCCCTGTCTCCACGTTAGAAAACAAACACGCCAGACATGGGCCATCTCACTGCGGCTGAGTCACTTCCACAAAGGGTGACTTGGTCCTTTCTGTAGTTTGTGGGGCCTGTTTGTAAACTTGAGTCAGGTCCAACAGTGACCATCGAAATCCACGAAAATTCAAATAATTCCACAATAGTTGTGATCCATTTGGTGGAACCGTAAAGTCCCTTGAATATCATTAAATGTTCTTTTTTACATGAAgaataatttgtcattttatcgACTTCAAACAGTCTTCAATGTCTATCGCCCTTGGTGTTAATACTATATCTAAATAATAACTATTGATTCATCAACTCATGGTTCATATAATTTTCTCTCTCGTTCCATAAGGCAAATCTGGTCTCGAAGAAGGCAAAGAAGATGTTGCTGTGAAGGTACGATGCATTGAATCTTTATAGAATGAGTATCAGTTTACTGAATTCATTCAGCTATTACACGACAGGTATAGCTCAACGTACACTGAAGATTAGGAGTGGCAGGCAACAACGATTCTGGATAGTTTtgaaagcagtttcggaaagcCAAGAATGGAGAGACGAGTCTGGAATCTAGAAGAAGGACTAGTCAACATAGTTTATTCTGTTTTAAGTTGAACAATTCTAGCTATTTTCAATCATGTGTTTTCGTGTCTTTCAGAGCGATTTCAAGATACAAGAAGAATCTTCCCAAGTCTTAACACCAGCAGTGACTATCGCTGTCATATACTGCTTGGCATTCTTACTCTTTGCTATCACGTGGGTCCCGTGGTACATCGGACTCAGGTACTACAaagttaatatatatattatatatatatatatatatatatatatatatatatatatatatatatatatataagtttatATTCTAACAGAGAGAAatcattgtcaattttgatcagtcTTTTCAATGCAATGAATCACAGGCACAAAGTTATGTAAATTCCTGAATACCAATATACCAAGGCTTTCTACCTTATCAGTACAGTATATTGGGCATTGCTATAAGCAACGTTAAGCTGACCACTTTCACATTGTAATCATCTTAACACGAACATTGCCATCGCCACCACCATAATTAtcattaccatcatcatcatcatcatcatcattatcatcatcacaaACACCATGACCATTAACAAAACCACTGTCGTGACACCACAATCATCACCCACTGCCATCAAAATTTACTTATTTATCTATTAATTaatacaatatacatgtatgtaatcaCTGTCCTATGTAACCAGTTTAAGCAACCGGTCACGCCCGTCAATGCTTAACGATTTCAGAAATTTAGATATTTGTCACTGATTGCTTTGCAGAAGTCAACGGAAAGCCAAGTCTAAACAAGAGACTGAAGAAGGACATACAAACGATGTTATGACGATGACAGACGAAACCCCTGAACAAGCAACTTCAACAACACCATTGTGAATATTTATTGTGTCCAAACTGTGCACAAATTATAAAGTTGAATAAAAGCTACAATAATGTCCATCTTGATACCTTTGTCTTTAAGACTTTGTACAGCACTACGCATTTTCCTTTTTATAATGGATTAGTAAATGAAATTGCAACAACGACAAAATCAacgacaacaataataatgacaattgcaataataacaataacaacaacaacaacaacaacaacaacaacaattataatcataatcataatcatagtCATTTCAGTGGAAGTAATACTTTGATATACACATCAGCGGTAACGACTACCGTATACACTGAATAAAAGTGGGTCTGGTGTAAGTGTGATACGTCTTAGCCCAGGGATGTATGTTAGGGATAATGGAGAATGGGATCCAAGCTGAGGTATAGGGCCGATGAAACACGTAAGCTTATATGTAAAGTGATAGGTTGATTACGcatagtaatttgcataaagatGTACATGATAATACTGCataatcagagagagagagagagagagagagagagagagagagagagagagagagagagagagagagagagagagagagagagagagagaatattcGATAAAATAATATTCTTGGAGAAATTAGTGTTTGATGAACATGACATACTGATTATCAGCATAATTGCATATTTCAGGGGTTTCCGTCATTAGgcaatatatcaaaactgatcaGAACTCTGAGATACATTTGTCATGCATAGGCTTAATTATGCAAAACGTTTGATGAGCATGGCATATTGATcatcagctcatttgcatatttaatacatttctgccaTCAGACTATAAATCA comes from Ptychodera flava strain L36383 chromosome 8, AS_Pfla_20210202, whole genome shotgun sequence and encodes:
- the LOC139138303 gene encoding uncharacterized protein, with amino-acid sequence MAANVMAASSLITSALFGVIFRVVEADTAGKSGLEEGKEDVAVKSDFKIQEESSQVLTPAVTIAVIYCLAFLLFAITWVPWYIGLRSQRKAKSKQETEEGHTNDVMTMTDETPEQATSTTPL